A stretch of DNA from Lotus japonicus ecotype B-129 chromosome 4, LjGifu_v1.2:
ATGGCATATAAAGCCAGGATCATTGTTTACGATATCTTTTTAGAAACTTTGGCTTAATTTCCTTGAGGGGAAATTAATGAAGAAAAATGGTGTCACTTGGAGGATTACTCCCAGATTAAAGGCTACAAGCCTACAACATGAACTACTCATTAATTTGCTCAATCTCATAAATTGTGTGATCACAGCAGAGAGAAGTTGCGTATGACTGTATTCTCTTGTAACTCCCATTATATTGTTTGGCTGATTTCCCCACATATGTGCATCTTTACTTGGCTCTTCAAACTCCAAAAAATTTATGGAGATAAACAGAAGAGTAGAGAATGATGCTGAGTGGAACACTCCAAGTAACTTTGTATCAGGCTGAAGTTTTGGGTGATGTGATGATTCTAGAATTTTCTAGTGATTAATGAACAGATCTATAGTTACATATTTCCCAGCTTGAATGAATAATCAATGATGATATCTAAGTATACTCTAAATTGGGATTTGCTTCTTTGTTAACAAGAAAATATTTTGGTACTATCCAGGTACCCTGGAACAGGAGAATATGACAAGTTCTTTGCTGAAGGAGTCTACAGATGTGCAGGTTGCGAGACTCCTCTCTACCGGTCGACAACAAAATTCAATTCTGGTTGTGGGTGGCCGGCCTTCTATGAGGGTCTTCCTGGAGCCATATACCGCAATGTGAGTTTACTTGTTTTTGTGCTACTCCTAGCTTTTTCTTAACTATTTTGCACAGTACTAAAATTTTCATTAGCAATTTAAGTTTATATGAAGTTGATAAATTTGACGTGTTTCACTGCCAGCCGGACCCTGATGGAAGGAGGATAGAAATAACATGTGCTGCTTGTGGGGGACATCTAGGTCACGTATTTAAGGGTGAAGGATTTCCAACTCCCACAGATGAACGGCATTGCGTCAATAGTATTTCACTGAAATTTGTACCGGCGAATACTTAGTTTTTTCCAATGAAATCTGCTGTATGAATTTGGTAGTCAAGAATCAAGATCCTTAAATAATCAAACACTGTACTGAAATTGGGACCAAGTTTTAAAGATTGATGGCTGACTGATTATGATACTGAAATGATGACTGATCTTAAATGAGCAATTGTTCATTTATTCATTTACTTCCTTCCTCTCTTGAGGCTGGATCTTAGTATGAGTTCTATATGGTTTCTTTAGTGTGTAATTTATGTTTGAACCTATTGAGGGTTTGTAATTGTTATCTATGGATGGCACACACCATCTTTTGTTTATAATTATGATAGTCTCTAAACTATTTCCCTCATACTGAACTGAAGAAAAATAACAGTGTATTAGCATATTTGAAATGAGGGATGCTGCATTTCATCTGGACTATTATTGTTTTCATACACAGCATCTCCGGGGTTGTAACTTCTAGGTAGAGTTTTAGACCTGCAATGCTGGAGCCTACCATCAGATGTTTCTTTATTAGTTGTAAAATATGACAAGTACAATATATGTTACAAAAATAAGACTCAGACAGTATGCCTTAAGAAGGAAGTTGAGTTTATTTGGGTTGCTtagcaatatatatatatatttttttacctAAAATCTCATGATTTCAGACTCATAAGCAACTCTTCTAGATTCTACTCCTATTGTAGTGTTTTTTTTGTTGGATTTCTCAATGGATTATAATTCAATTTGCGTGGTATGCTCAACGACTATATTGTGGATTGGATTAAGAGAGAAAGATGTTATTTTAATCGTAAAATTGGATACTCTGGTTGCTTGTAGAAGTTCCAAATCTTATTTTTAAGCTCTTTGGAGTGTCCATACTTGCTAGTGATTACATCTACTATTCTATTTCCTTCTGATTGTGAGACTCTTACTCATCCAACATTAACTCTCCGTAAGTTACTTCCTGAACTAACGAACTATCGAGCTATAAAATAAGGAAGTTATAGAGAGGTGCTGAGAGCATTCTTCTAATCCTCAAATACGCTTACAAGCACGTATCTTCGACATGAAAAGACAATGTCCTAACTATTGGACGAAAGGGACCAAAAAGACATTCTGCATCTACCTCCGCTCCGAACATCTAAGTTACTAACGTTAAAAATGTTCATCTCCAATAGAGGTTATTTAATCCAGTTGGAACACTTAAGATCATCTTCAATCATAAGTTGCTAGTTGAGTTGTTTAGACACAATTTTGGTGGCCCAAGCTGCCACATAAAATTTAAGCAACTTATGTAGATTTACCTCCAATCATAgtttcttattttactttttgacGTTGAGTCCTACTATATCTCTCAAATTAGGGATGGCAAAACGGGCTAGCCCGCCCCGCCAATAACCCGCCACAAACGGGACGGGTTGGGCTAGCCCGTCAAAAAAAGTGGGCTCAAAATCCTAGCCCACCCCGCCAAAGGGCGGGCTAGCGGGCCAGCCCATGGGCCAATATATCAAGGAAACAAAAAACAATCATTTTAGTAGAAAAACTTAAAATAATTcttgtattatatttttttctaaataataaGAGATAATGCAAATAATAAAAGTGTAACAAAGaataaaaacaatatttttgaCAATTGACATAGATACATCTATAAATATATAACAAAGAatgcaaataataaaaaattaagaattatgAAGCTGCATATCTTATTTTATGGACACAATCAATATATGAGTGTACTATACAACACATAGTTAcataccaaaaagaaaaaaaacgtgAAGTAGGAAGAGAGAATAAAGTTTTGAATTTGAGAGTGAAAGAAACAACTCATATCaaattgataaattattaaactcaagaaatagaaatttaaagtttttttttagaatcaaaccatatatatataagaaaagtAGCAGGTTGAAAAACTCATACAatagaaatattatataaaaaaaaaagaaataatgaaagaagaaagaaacggGGGAAGCAAACAGTACAGGGACataaaagaaggaagaaaagaaaatgcaaaACAGTACAAGAGCCAAGAACACTTAGCAAGAGACACGCTGCACTGCAGCATATGAATTATTGCAGATAAAAGGAAAATACAACTGAAAAGATGAAACAAAGTGCAAATAAAACTTTGTTGTGGGCTATGGGCATAGAAGAATTTTtataagaaagaagaaaaaaaaattcagtccAACAACGACAGCCATACCCCTCACCACaccagcaaaaaaaaaaaaaaaacgaagtCAGCAGGCCAGCCCGCCTTCAACCCGTTAAATTACGGGCCAAAACGGGACGGGCTAACATTTTTTTTGGGCTACATTTTTCagcccaacccgccccataacAGTAGCGGGGCGGGCTGGCCCAACAGGCTGAGCCCATATTGCCATCCCTATCTCAAATAGGTTACGAGTTACAAAAGTAAAATACAAACTTGTATTCATATTTAAGTGATCATTAGATTTGGCACCTCattcattagaaatgtcaccccacttacgaaaacttagtttccgaaatatttcggaaataaggtttccgaagtattttttcactcaaaagtggggtgttacatgtattttgcactacaaatcaccaattaatttcggaatttaagcttccgaaataattcggaacttgaaaatccgaaaatagggggtgtgaaatctaatggttgAAGTGGCAAATCCAGCTCTCTATTTAAGTGTATCATGTGATTTGTTTTTCTCAGATAGGTTACAAGTTGTTACAGCTTTCATTTTTGGATATTTTTGGATATGATGGAACTGAGAATAAAAGCAGGCACGCAATGGCCACGTGGATATTACGTCCCTCTCCGAATCTCTGCATTGTTTCTGATCCACGAGTACCACATCGGTGATGACTGATGACTTGTGGTGTGGCCAAGCATTCATTCACAGAcacattatattaatattattattatgcttcGTTTAATATTCCAACTCCAACCTTATATTATccattcaaaatcaaaatccatTCATTTTTCAACTTAGCTTTCGTTTCGTTTACTGCACAGGTTTTTCCAATGTTTCACACCTCATTTCCTACGTGTACGTGTTCATTTATCCTCCTCTATTTTCATATTGTTTTTATCTCTTAATTTCAATTCTAAATTGGGTGTCTATTGccagaaacaacaaatgaactTCCCCAAATTGGGTTTTCTTGTTTCATGACCAATTGAGGAGCACTACTACCACTATGTTGGAATCCTTAGCTTCTTGTCAAAGCTTTAAGGTAACAACCTCTCGTTTCTACTATCGTTTGTTGAGTTGGTTTGTGGTTTTTTTATGCTGAAATGGGATTTGATAGATTACATCATTTGACTTAATCTTTGAAGTTGTTGTTCAATGTACTGCAATTTATAATTATATTGAGTGAAACAAACATTATAATGATTGTCCCTTACCAACAAGTCAGAGCACAACTGGTAGATAGTTGGACTCCTTAAACATTTAGGGTGAGGGTTCGATCCTGGGTAGTGTCTAGTGTGTATGAAGAATGATTTTTCGGGAGAGGCCTACCACTTAATATGACCTCAGGGACTTGAGAAGATTAGTCTCATGGTTCATGGTTGTCGGCTGTGGGGATAGCTTGGTGCataccaaaaaaataatgattGTCCCTTAACCCCTTCCTTTAGCTTGTTGCATAATCTGATTCATATTCAAATAGTTGTGGCTTGTTCTGAACTATTTCCTTGCAGGGATATGACTTAACCAAACAAAAGAGTCCGGGTTATTCTCGTGCTAGAAGTTCTATGTTCATGCTTTATTCAGTTGACAAGCAATTGTCACTACTATCACACGGTGCTCGTCATGGGGTGTTTCATAGGCCTACTGTGTCAGGAAGTTTCATTGAAAGGAAGCCTCTCAGTCTTCCTCCATTTTCTGGTTGGAAAGGATTCCATTTCCCTAAGTATAGGCCGGTACGATGGGAGCGACTAAAGGCGAATGTAGCATATGATGTTGCTGATGCTGTTGAAGTCATCAATGATTTGGGATTGGACACTCTCACTTTCTTGGCTGTGACTGTCGTAATTGTGCCCACATTCAAGTCAATTAAAGCAAGTCCTGTAAGAAGATTTTGGTGTTTAacttttttgatttattttttataattatgctGTTACATTTATGATAATCTTATATCTCAAAAGTTGTAGTCGTAATCACATAATGCTGTGTTAACTTGGGGTAAATTCCTGTGTTAGTTTGAATTGTTCAAATGGAATAAAAGATTGTTGGGAAAACAGGTTGGACTGACGCAAGTGTAAGTTCATAAATTTCAATGCATAAAACTGAGAGGGAAATATATCGCTCGTCTGGAAAAACTTAAGCTTACTTCAGGAAACCTGTTACGCACACATGCACTAAGGAATTGTTCAAGTAAATGATATTTGATACAGACATAGGCATCAAGAGATGGGAAAGATTCTCAACTGAAGTTTATAATTTGAATAGCTACAGATTGGAGATACTTCAATTTACAGCAAACCCCATACCTATTACCGAATGTCATTTAGATGTACTTATACTCCAAAATAACTAATTAGAAGTTTTAATCTTCATGTTATATTTACAAACTCTGCTCcggagtttttttttgttttaatgaaCTAATTCCCATCAGATTAAATGAATACTCATTGTCATCATTGTCTTTAATAAACAAATTATGAAGTGAATTTTACTATTCTTTGAAGTTGACATTACAGTTCTGTGAATTGAAGATGTCTAAATCTGTAGTTaattgaaatttcaaatttgTGGTTTCCATGCAGAAATTAGTTTAGATTTATTTTGAGCTGTGAAAGATTATTTCCAATTTCATAGTATAGACATGCATGTTGGATCTCATTCACATAATGGTAGAATTTGATTCAGTTTTATCCATTCATTTTTGTATCTGTAATTGAAATAAATTTGATGGCTGTATTTTCAGATACTTGGTTTCTTCTGTGCTGGGGTGGTACTCAATCAGTTTGGTTTAATTAGAAACATCACAGATGTTAAAGCTTTGTCTGAATGGGGGATCCTTTTCTTGGTAAGATAAATCTCAGTGAAGACGCCTGCTActctttatttattaatttatattttgaatttgGTTGTCACCGTCAAATGTATGTATCATTGGAATTTGGAACTATGAAACATATACCTCACATATTTTACCATGTTATTCTCTACTTCATAAGAACTAGTAGTCCAGACTGAAATCAATATCTAGTTCTTATCATTTACTATTCTGTGTTTTCATCTGTTTATAAAGAGATATTAGAAGCAGGGACGGACCCAGGTTACAAGAGAAAGGGGCATTCGCCTCCCAAAAGAATAAAATCTGTTTAATATATCTACTGTAATGGAGGTAGTTTCCCCccaaacaagaaagaaaaaggtTACACTCTTACAAAAGAAAGTCACTCAACCAATttatacatttttattttttatatgtcAGTAAAGAAGTTGCGTAAAGGAAAATGTTGTTATccaattattaattataaaaatgagtCATTATTGGTTTTACTGAACATGTATTAAATATTCGCCCCCGCTAGTTATTTTTTCTGGTTCCTCCCTTTAGAAGGATACTATACTGATATACTCTATAGTTAGAATTTGTTAGAGAGGCAATTCAAAATGGGATTTTAACACATGATGACGCAGGGCCAAGAATATGGAAGGTGTACTCTAGAAGGGGGCAGAAGGAATCTATTACTAACTAACAGAATGCACACCTggcagagagagaaagagagcagAGGATTGTATTTAGATTTGTTATAAGAAGGTAGTTAGGGAGGGGTAGAGAGGTATCTCATTGGATAGCTTTTAAGTGTAATGGATAGGAAGCACTGAGCTTCCTATAAGGAGCTACGCTCTGGTCAGTAAAGGGATCCATTCCCCTTCTCTGTAATTCTCCAAATCTATCAATAAACAATCATCTTTCTCTTACTTTTAAATTCCCAGTTTGCTGTTTTCATTGTTGGGCAAATTGTTTCCTAACAATtttggtccgacctgccggataCTTCTGCACCGGAACCAGTGGATGCCACCCAGGAAGACCAGGGTTGCAGTCACGCAGATGGAGGCCAAGATTGATGCGTTGGAGAGTGAGCTCGCCGCGATGCGCACCGCTTTGACGGCGGTGACGTCGGCGATGAAGGATCTACCCACGACGCTTGTGACGATGGTCGAAAGAGCGGTGGGGAAATCAGTCGCCATTGATGGGGATGACAGCGACAACAGACCAGATCGTGAAGTTGGGGGAAAAACCCCGGAATCAATAGGAGGAAAAGAGATGGAATCGGTCCGACCAACACTGAACGGTGAGGCTCTGAATGAGTTCCGTCAATCAGTCAAGAAGGTGGAGCTTCCAATGTTCGACGGAAAAGATCCAGCGGGATGGATCTCACGCGCAGAGATCTATTTCAAGGTACAGGACAC
This window harbors:
- the LOC130714774 gene encoding peptide methionine sulfoxide reductase B5-like: MSDLDCAHNKMMTSLNIVRTTPLCVSTKSIFSNLLLSHSTSHFTVFPSNPIITPSSISIRHQQRKRGFRGGVVVAMAAPQKSEDEWRAVLSPEQFRILRQKGTEYPGTGEYDKFFAEGVYRCAGCETPLYRSTTKFNSGCGWPAFYEGLPGAIYRNPDPDGRRIEITCAACGGHLGHVFKGEGFPTPTDERHCVNSISLKFVPANT